The following proteins are encoded in a genomic region of Streptomyces sp. NBC_01723:
- a CDS encoding DNA-directed RNA polymerase subunit beta', translating into MLDVNFFDELRIGLATADDIRQWSHGEVKKPETINYRTLKPEKDGLFCEKIFGPTRDWECYCGKYKRVRFKGIICERCGVEVTRAKVRRERMGHIELAAPVTHIWYFKGVPSRLGYLLDLAPKDLEKVIYFAAYMITFVDEERRTRDLPSLEAHVSVERQQIEQRRDSDLEARAKKLETDLAELEAEGAKADVRRKVREGAEREMKQLRDRAQREIDRLDEVWSRFKNLKVQDLEGDELLYRELRDRFGTYFDGSMGAAALQKRLESFDLDEEAERLREIIRTGKGQKKTRALKRLKVVSAFLQTSNSPKGMVLDCVPVIPPDLRPMVQLDGGRFATSDLNDLYRRVINRNNRLKRLLDLGAPEIIVNNEKRMLQEAVDALFDNGRRGRPVTGPGNRPLKSLSDMLKGKQGRFRQNLLGKRVDYSARSVIVVGPQLKLHQCGLPKAMALELFKPFVMKRLVDLNHAQNIKSAKRMVERGRTVVYDVLEEVIAEHPVLLNRAPTLHRLGIQAFEPQLVEGKAIQIHPLVCTAFNADFDGDQMAVHLPLSAEAQAEARILMLSSNNILKPADGRPVTMPTQDMVLGLFFLTTDSEGRSPKGEGRAFGSSAEAIMAFDAGDLTLQAKIDIRFPVGTIPPRGFEPPAREEGEPEWQQGDTFTLKTTLGRALFNELLPEDYPFVDYEVGKKQLSEIVNDLAERYPKVIVAATLDNLKAAGFFWATRSGVTVAISDIVVPDAKKEIVKGYEAQDEKVQKQYERGLITKEERTQELIAIWTKATNEVAEAMNDNFPKTNPVSMMVNSGARGNMMQMRQIAGMRGLVSNAKNETIPRPIKASFREGLSVLEYFISTHGARKGLADTALRTADSGYLTRRLVDVSQDVIIREEDCGTERGLKLPIATRDADGTLRKAEDVETSVYARMLAEDVVIDGKVIAPANVDLGDVLIDALVAHGVEEVKTRSILTCESQVGTCAMCYGRSLATGKLVDIGEAVGIIAAQSIGEPGTQLTMRTFHTGGVAGDDITQGLPRVVELFEARTPKGVAPISEASGRVRIEETEKTKKIVVTPDDGSDETAFPISKRARLLVGEGDHVEVGQKLTVGATNPHDVLRILGQRAVQVHLVGEVQKVYNSQGVSIHDKHIEIIIRQMLRRVTIIESGDAELLPGELVERTKFETENRRVVQEGGHPASGRPQLMGITKASLATESWLSAASFQETTRVLTDAAINAKSDSLIGLKENVIIGKLIPAGTGLSRYRNIRVEPTEEAKAAMYSAVGYDDIDYSPFGTGSGQAVPLEDYDYGPYNQ; encoded by the coding sequence ATCTGGTACTTCAAGGGCGTCCCGTCGCGCCTGGGCTACCTGCTGGACCTGGCGCCGAAGGACCTCGAGAAGGTCATCTACTTCGCCGCGTACATGATCACCTTCGTGGACGAGGAGCGCCGTACGCGCGACCTGCCGTCGCTGGAGGCCCACGTCTCCGTCGAGCGCCAGCAGATCGAGCAGCGCCGCGACTCCGACCTGGAGGCCCGCGCCAAGAAGCTCGAGACCGACCTGGCCGAGCTGGAGGCCGAGGGCGCCAAGGCCGACGTGCGCCGCAAGGTGCGCGAGGGTGCCGAGCGCGAGATGAAGCAGCTGCGCGACCGTGCGCAGCGCGAGATCGACCGCCTCGACGAGGTGTGGAGCCGGTTCAAGAACCTCAAGGTCCAGGACCTGGAGGGCGACGAGCTGCTCTACCGCGAGCTGCGCGACCGCTTCGGCACCTACTTCGACGGCTCGATGGGCGCCGCCGCGCTGCAGAAGCGCCTGGAGTCCTTCGACCTCGACGAGGAGGCCGAGCGCCTCCGCGAGATCATCCGTACCGGCAAGGGCCAGAAGAAGACCCGTGCGCTCAAGCGCCTCAAGGTCGTCTCCGCGTTCCTGCAGACCAGCAACAGCCCCAAGGGCATGGTGCTCGACTGCGTGCCGGTCATCCCGCCGGACCTGCGTCCGATGGTGCAGCTGGACGGTGGCCGCTTCGCGACCTCCGACCTGAACGACCTGTACCGCCGCGTCATCAACCGCAACAACCGCCTGAAGCGGCTTCTCGACCTCGGCGCGCCCGAGATCATCGTGAACAACGAGAAGCGCATGCTCCAGGAGGCCGTCGACGCGCTCTTCGACAACGGCCGTCGTGGTCGCCCGGTGACGGGCCCCGGCAACCGTCCGCTGAAGTCGCTGTCCGACATGCTCAAGGGCAAGCAGGGCCGCTTCCGTCAGAACCTGCTCGGCAAGCGAGTCGACTACTCGGCGCGTTCCGTCATCGTCGTCGGCCCGCAGCTGAAGCTGCACCAGTGCGGTCTGCCCAAGGCCATGGCGCTGGAGCTCTTCAAGCCGTTCGTGATGAAGCGCCTGGTCGACCTGAACCACGCGCAGAACATCAAGAGCGCCAAGCGCATGGTCGAGCGCGGCCGCACGGTCGTGTACGACGTGCTGGAAGAGGTCATCGCGGAGCACCCGGTTCTGCTGAACCGTGCGCCCACGCTGCACCGCCTCGGCATCCAGGCCTTCGAGCCGCAGCTGGTCGAGGGCAAGGCCATCCAGATCCACCCGCTCGTCTGCACCGCGTTCAACGCGGACTTCGACGGTGACCAGATGGCCGTCCACCTGCCGCTCTCCGCGGAGGCGCAGGCCGAGGCCCGCATCCTGATGCTGTCCTCGAACAACATCCTCAAGCCGGCCGACGGCCGTCCGGTGACGATGCCGACCCAGGACATGGTCCTCGGTCTGTTCTTCCTCACCACCGACTCCGAGGGGCGTAGCCCCAAGGGCGAGGGCCGTGCCTTCGGCTCCTCCGCCGAGGCGATCATGGCGTTCGACGCCGGAGACCTGACGCTTCAGGCGAAGATCGACATCCGCTTCCCGGTGGGAACCATCCCGCCCCGCGGCTTCGAACCCCCGGCCCGCGAGGAGGGGGAGCCGGAGTGGCAGCAGGGTGACACCTTCACCCTGAAGACCACGCTGGGCCGTGCGCTCTTCAACGAGCTGCTGCCCGAGGACTACCCGTTCGTCGACTACGAGGTCGGCAAGAAGCAGCTCTCCGAGATCGTCAACGACCTCGCCGAGCGCTACCCGAAGGTCATCGTGGCGGCGACGCTCGACAACCTGAAGGCGGCCGGCTTCTTCTGGGCCACCCGTTCCGGCGTCACCGTCGCCATCTCCGACATCGTCGTTCCCGACGCGAAGAAGGAGATCGTCAAGGGCTACGAGGCGCAGGACGAGAAGGTCCAGAAGCAGTACGAGCGCGGTCTGATCACCAAGGAAGAGCGCACGCAGGAGCTCATCGCGATCTGGACCAAGGCGACCAACGAGGTCGCCGAGGCGATGAACGACAACTTCCCGAAGACCAACCCGGTCTCCATGATGGTGAACTCGGGTGCCCGCGGAAACATGATGCAGATGCGTCAGATCGCCGGTATGCGTGGTCTGGTGTCGAACGCGAAGAACGAGACGATCCCGCGTCCCATCAAGGCCTCCTTCCGTGAGGGCCTGTCCGTGCTGGAGTACTTCATCTCCACGCACGGTGCCCGTAAGGGTCTGGCGGACACCGCTCTGCGTACCGCCGACTCGGGTTACCTCACGCGTCGTCTGGTCGACGTCTCCCAGGACGTCATCATTCGCGAGGAGGACTGCGGCACCGAGCGCGGTCTCAAGCTGCCGATCGCCACGCGCGACGCGGACGGCACGCTGCGCAAGGCCGAGGACGTCGAGACCAGCGTCTACGCCCGCATGCTCGCCGAGGACGTCGTCATCGACGGCAAGGTGATCGCGCCGGCCAACGTCGACCTCGGTGACGTCCTGATCGACGCCCTGGTCGCCCACGGCGTCGAGGAGGTCAAGACCCGCTCGATCCTGACCTGCGAGTCCCAGGTCGGCACCTGCGCCATGTGCTACGGCCGCTCGCTGGCCACCGGCAAGCTGGTCGACATCGGTGAGGCGGTCGGCATCATCGCCGCCCAGTCCATCGGTGAGCCCGGCACCCAGCTGACGATGCGTACCTTCCACACCGGTGGTGTGGCCGGTGACGACATCACCCAGGGTCTGCCGCGTGTCGTCGAGCTCTTCGAGGCCCGTACCCCGAAGGGTGTCGCCCCGATCTCCGAGGCCTCCGGCCGCGTGCGGATCGAGGAGACCGAGAAGACGAAGAAGATCGTCGTCACCCCGGACGACGGCAGCGACGAGACGGCGTTCCCGATCTCGAAGCGTGCCCGTCTGCTCGTGGGCGAGGGCGACCACGTCGAGGTGGGCCAGAAGCTCACCGTGGGTGCCACCAACCCGCACGACGTGCTGCGCATCCTGGGTCAGCGTGCCGTCCAGGTCCACCTGGTCGGCGAGGTCCAGAAGGTCTACAACTCGCAGGGTGTGTCGATCCACGACAAGCACATCGAGATCATCATCCGGCAGATGCTGCGCCGCGTGACGATCATCGAGTCGGGCGACGCGGAGCTGCTGCCCGGCGAGCTGGTCGAGCGCACGAAGTTCGAGACCGAGAACCGTCGTGTGGTCCAGGAGGGCGGTCACCCGGCCTCCGGTCGTCCGCAGCTGATGGGTATCACCAAGGCCTCGCTGGCCACGGAGTCCTGGCTGTCGGCCGCCTCCTTCCAGGAGACGACGAGGGTCCTGACGGACGCGGCGATCAACGCCAAGTCCGACAGCCTCATCGGCCTCAAGGAGAACGTCATCATCGGTAAGCTCATCCCGGCCGGTACGGGCCTGTCCCGCTACCGCAACATCCGGGTCGAGCCGACCGAGGAGGCCAAGGCCGCGATGTACTCGGCCGTCGGCTACGACGACATCGACTACTCGCCGTT